Proteins from a genomic interval of Arachis hypogaea cultivar Tifrunner chromosome 10, arahy.Tifrunner.gnm2.J5K5, whole genome shotgun sequence:
- the LOC112715148 gene encoding ATP-dependent RNA helicase DEAH12, chloroplastic, protein MHHPDYNHRQPPPFRRHFSKPIDFHPNHYRPPGPPNPIAFQAPNFVLHLRRGRRHLRRDLINSIISQCPSKPQSFSILPYSSDHNYHRRSSSTVDAAILNFLQWVDTLNAVAYLWETRLDGMHDLTPELKSNVMVPSDEDELYSRLRAVFARHVKSLMQEAKELKRWEGESERLTKEIAGMEPQKKNKHYQVGEFFQMNENKKRFEEEKNLVERRVREFRCAMECLLKLLEEKGGVDEERNEGVTGNYYYHDYDYDAVFRFDGRLNWKRVHSIIMRERRRLEEGLPIYAYRRDILHDIHHQQITVLVGETGSGKSTQLVQFLADSGVGAAESIICTQPRKIAARSLAQRVQEESNGCYEGNAINSYSTFSSLNEFDSKITFMTDHCLLQHYMADKNLSGVSCIIVDEAHERSLNTDLLLALIKNLLCRRVEMRLIIMSATADAKQLSEYFYSCRIVHVLGRSFPVDVKYVPSDYAGHSESGIAPYVSDVVRMAIEIHKTEEEGTILAFLTSQIEVEWACDNFEALSAVALPLHGKLLPGEQFHVFQNYPGKRKVIFATNLAETSLTIPGVKYVIDSGLIKDSRYDPGSGMNVLKVCWISQSSANQRAGRAGRTEPGRCYRLYSEADYQCMEQNQEPEIRRVHLGVAVLRILALGVKNVQEFDFVDAPSQSSIEMAIRNLILLGVIQMKNNVIELTNEGRYLVRMGIEPRLGKLILGCLHHTLGREGIVLAALMANASSIFCRVGSEKDKQRSDCLKMQFCHCDGDLFTLLSVYKEWEGLPRERRNQWCWENSINAKSMRRCQDTIIELESCLERELNLVVPSYWRWTPQMPSECDMYLKRVILSSLPENVAMYSGCKQLGYEVAQTGQHVQLHPSCSLLVFAQKPSWVVFSELLSHSNQYLVCVSAFDFESLHSLDPPPLFDVCNMEKRKLETRTLSGFCCTLLKKFCGKGNGNLISLVSRIRKVCEDERISIEVNVDHNDIQLYATSHDMETAVQYVNEVLECEKKWLRTECIEKCLYHGSGFSPIALFGSGAEIKHLELGKRSLSVDVCHPNTDAIEDKQLLMFLEKNTSASVCSVHKYTCTGRDVDDREKWGRITFLSPDAALRAAELDGEEFCGSPLKISHSQTASGDKSFLFPAVKAKIFWPRRLSKGVAIVKCDIKDVDIMLRDFYNLSIGGRYVRCEPGRKDVDSVVISGFDKELSDAEILDVVRNATSIRISDFFLIRGDAVGNPPVSACEEALLKEISPFMPKKDPHINSCRVQVFQPEPRDVSMRALITFDGRLHLEAAKALEQIEGKVLPGCLSWQKIKCQRVFHSSLIVPLPVYRVIREELEKILKSFSNLKGVECRLEKTSNGSQRLKITANATQTVAEVRRPFEELSRGKRIDHASLTPAVVQLLLSREGFNLKSSLQQETGTYILIDRYNLSVRVFGPPDKVCLAQQKLIQSLLSFHEAKQLEIHLRGRDLPPDLMKQVVKQFGPDLSGLKVKVPGADLVLNIRRQIIYLRGNKELKQKVEEFIFEIVRSSHRAVEGLGTGPSCPICLCEVEDGYLLEGCCHLFCRSCLVDQCESAIRNQGTFPICCAREGCGDPILVTDLKALLLGDKLEELFRASLGSFVASSGGTYRFCPSPDCPSVYRVADPGTAGEPFVCGACYSETCTRCHLEYHPYISCDQYREFKDDPDSSLKAWCSGKEHVKRCPSCGYTIEKVDGCNHIECKCGKHVCWVCLEFFGSSDNCYDHLRNIHMAII, encoded by the exons ATGCATCACCCTGACTACAACCATCGTCAGCCACCGCCATTTCGCCGCCACTTCTCGAAGCCAATCGATTTTCACCCTAACCACTACCGTCCGCCGGGACCTCCAAATCCCATCGCCTTCCAGGCTCCCAATTTTGTTCTCCACCTCCGCCGCGGCCGCCGCCATCTCCGCCGCGACCTCATAAACTCGATCATCTCCCAGTGCCCTTCCAAACCACAATCTTTCTCAATTTTGCCCTATTCCTCCGACCATAACTACCACCGCCGTTCCTCGTCCACCGTCGATGCGGCGATCCTCAATTTCCTTCAGTGGGTGGACACGCTCAACGCCGTTGCGTATCTCTGGGAAACGCGACTCGACGGCATGCACGACCTAACTCCGGAGCTGAAGTCCAATGTGATGGTCCCTTCCGACGAGGACGAACTCTATTCTCGGCTACGCGCTGTCTTCGCGCGTCACGTGAAGAGTCTCATGCAAGAAGCGAAGGAATTGAAGCGTTGGGAAGGGGAGAGTGAGCGATTAACGAAGGAGATCGCGGGTATGGAGCCACAGAAGAAGAACAAACATTATCAAGTTGGGGAATTTTTTCAGATGAATGAGAATAAGAAAAGGTTTGAGGAAGAGAAAAATCTGGTGGAACGGAGGGTGAGGGAATTTCGGTGCGCCATGGAGTGCCTACTGAAGCTTCTAGAAGAGAAGGGTGGTGTTGATGAGGAAAGGAATGAAGGGGTTACTGGTAATTATTATTatcatgattatgattatgatgctGTGTTTAGGTTTGATGGAAGGTTGAATTGGAAGAGGGTTCACAGTATTATTATGAGGGAGCGTCGTAGACTTGAGGAGGGTTTGCCAATTTACGCTTACCGGAGGGATATTCTTCACGACATTCATCATCAGCAG ATAACGGTATTGGTTGGAGAGACTGGTTCTGGAAAGAGTACTCAGCTGGTACAGTTTCTTGCGGATTCAGGTGTAGGAGCTGCTGAGTCGATTATATGCACCCAACCCCGAAAAATCGCTGCCAGATCATTAGCTCAAAGAGTACAGGAAGAAAGCAATGGATGTTATGAAGGCAATGCGATCAATAGTTATTCGACATTTTCATCCTTGAATGAGTTTGATTCTAAAATAACATTCATGACAGACCACTGTTTATTGCAGCATTACATGGCTGATAAGAATTTGTCTGGTGTCTCATGCATCATAGTTGATGAGGCTCATGAAAGGAGCTTAAACACTGATCTGTTGTTGGCATTGATCAAGAATTTACTCTGTAGAAGGGTTGAAATGCGGCTTATCATTATGTCTGCCACAGCTGATGCAAAGCAGCTGTCTGAATACTTCTATAGTTGTCGAATTGTTCATGTGCTCGGAAGAAGCTTTCCCGTGGATGTGAAATATGTTCCTTCTGACTATGCAGGACATTCTGAGTCTGGCATTGCCCCTTATGTTTCTGATGTTGTCAGAATGGCAATCGAGATTCACAAAACAGAGGAAGAGGGCACTATTCTTGCATTTTTGACCTCACAGATAGAAGTGGAATGGGCGTGTGACAACTTTGAAGCTCTGTCTGCAGTTGCTTTGCCCTTACATGGGAAACTTTTGCCCGGTGAGCAATTTCATGTTTTCCAGAACTATCCTGGAAAAAGGAAAGTGATATTTGCAACCAATCTTGCTGAGACATCTCTCACAATTCCTGGGGTTAAGTATGTGATAGATTCTGGTTTGATTAAAGATAGTCGATATGATCCTGGCAGTGGGATGAATGTTCTTAAGGTTTGTTGGATTAGCCAAAGCTCTGCTAATCAACGGGCCGGCCGTGCTGGGAGGACTGAACCTGGTCGGTGCTATAGATTGTACTCTGAAGCTGATTATCAGTGCATGGAACAAAATCAAGAACCTGAAATTAGAAGAGTGCATCTTGGTGTTGCAGTTTTGAGGATCCTTGCTTTAGGGGTGAAGAATGTGCAGGAGTTTGATTTTGTTGATGCTCCAAGTCAAAGCTCCATTGAGATGGCTATCCGGAATCTAATCCTCTTAGGAGTCATTCAAATGAAGAATAATGTTATTGAATTAACAAATGAAGGTAGGTACCTGGTAAGAATGGGGATCGAACCTAGGCTTGGTAAACTGATTCTTGGCTGTCTTCATCATACACTGGGTAGAGAAGGCATTGTCCTTGCTGCCTTGATGGCTAATGCTAGCAGCATATTCTGCAGAGTTGGTAGTGAAAAGGATAAGCAAAGATCTGATTGTCTTAAAATGCAATTTTGCCATTGTGATGGCGACCTCTTTACCCTTCTTTCTGTGTACAAGGAATGGGAGGGTTTGCCTCGGGAGAGGAGGAACCAGTGGTGTTGGGAAAATAGTATCAATGCCAAATCTATGAGGAGATGCCAAGACACAATTATAGAGCTAGAATCCTGTCTTGAGCGTGAACTTAACCTTGTTGTTCCCAGTTACTGGCGTTGGACACCCCAAATGCCCTCTGAATGTGATATGTATCTGAAAAGGGTTATACTGTCCTCCCTTCCTGAGAATGTAGCCATGTACTCTGGATGCAAGCAACTTGGTTATGAAGTGGCACAAACTGGACAACATGTTCAGCTTCATCCATCTTGTTCATTGCTTGTATTTGCTCAGAAACCTAGTTGGGTGGTTTTTAGTGAGCTTCTTTCACATTCTAATCAATATTTGGTCTGTGTAAGTGCTTTTGATTTTGAATCATTGCACAGCCTTGACCCTCCTCCCTTGTTCGATGTGTGCAATATGGAAAAGCGGAAATTGGAAACCAGGACATTGTCTGGTTTTTGTTGTactcttctcaagaaattttgTGGAAAAGGCAACGGTAATTTGATTAGTCTTGTGTCACGCATACGGAAAGTTTGTGAGGATGAACGAATTTCCATTGAAGTTAATGTTGACCACAATGACATTCAGTTATATGCCACATCACATGATATGGAAACAGCCGTTCAATATGTAAATGAGGTTTTAGAATGTGAGAAAAAGTGGTTACGTACCGAGTGTATTGAAAAATGTTTGTATCATGGGTCTGGTTTCTCACCTATAGCTTTGTTTGGCTCTGGTGCAGAAATTAAGCATTTAGAACTTGGGAAGCGTTCCCTGAGTGTTGACGTTTGTCACCCAAACACAGATGCAATTGAAGACAAACAGCTCCTGATGTTTTTGGAGAAGAATACCTCAGCAAGTGTCTGTTCTGTCCACAAGTACACATGCACTGGGAGGGATGTTGATGACAGGGAAAAGTGGGGCAGGATTACATTTCTTTCCCCGGATGCTGCTTTAAGAGCTGCTGAGCTAGATGGTGAAGAGTTTTGTGGCTCTCCTTTGAAAATTTCTCACTCACAAACAGCTTCTGGAGATAAATCATTTTTGTTTCCTGCCGTCAAAGCAAAAATCTTTTGGCCTCGTAGGCTTAGCAAGGGGGTTGCGATAGTTAAATGTGACATAAAGGATGTTGACATCATGTTGAGAGATTTCTATAACCTTTCTATAGGAGGAAGGTATGTACGGTGTGAACCTGGTAGAAAGGATGTGGATAGTGTGGTGATAAGTGGGTTTGACAAGGAGCTCTCAGATGCTGAAATTTTAGATGTAGTAAGAAATGCTACAAGTATAAGGATTTCAGACTTTTTCTTGATTAGAGGAGATGCTGTTGGGAATCCACCAGTCAGTGCCTGTGAAGAGGCGCTTCTTAAAGAAATTTCCCCCTTCATGCCCAAGAAAGATCCCCATATTAACTCTTGTCGGGTTCAAGTCTTCCAACCTGAGCCCAGGGATGTATCCATGAGAGCTTTAATCACGTTTGATGGAAGACTACATTTAGAGGCAGCAAAAGCTTTAGAGCAAATTGAGGGAAAGGTGTTGCCAGGATGTCTTTCATGGCAGAAGATAAAATGTCAGCGCGTCTTCCATAGCTCCTTGATAGTTCCTCTGCCAGTGTACCGTGTAATTAGGGAAGAATTGGAGAAAATACTTAAAAGCTTCAGTAATTTAAAGG GTGTTGAATGTAGACTGGAAAAGACTTCCAATGGCTCCCAGAGATTGAAAATTACAGCAAATGCCACACAGACAGTAGCAGAAGTTCGGAGACCTTTCGAAGAATTATCAAGAGGGAAAAGAATCGACCATGCCAGCCTCACCCCTGCAGTTGTGCAACTCTTGCTCTCTCGAGAGGGCTTTAATCTCAAAAGCTCATTGCAGCAGGAGACAGGAACTTACATTCTTATTGACAGGTACAACCTGAGTGTACGTGTGTTTGGGCCCCCAGACAAGGTTTGCTTGGCTCAGCAGAAACTGATTCAATCCCTACTCTCTTTCCATGAGGCAAAGCAATTGGAAATCCATCTGAGGGGCCGGGATCTACCTCCTGACTTAATGAAGCAGGTGGTGAAGCAATTTGGACCAGATCTTAGTGGATTGAAAGTGAAGGTACCTGGGGCAGATCTTGTACTAAACATACGCCGCCAGATAATCTATCTTCGTGGCAACAAGGAGTTGAAACAAAAAGTAGAGGAGTTCATTTTTGAGATCGTGCGTTCTAGTCATCGTGCTGTTGAGGGATTGGGCACCGGACCTAGTTGCCCAATTTGCTTGTGTGAGGTTGAGGATGGATATCTGCTTGAAGGTTGTTGTCACTTATTCTGCCGTTCATGCCTGGTGGATCAATGCGAATCTGCTATAAGAAACCAAGGTACTTTCCCGATATGTTGTGCTCGGGAGGGCTGTGGAGATCCCATTCTGGTCACAGATTTGAAGGCTCTCTTACTGGGTGACAAGTTGGAGGAACTTTTCAGGGCTTCTTTGGGATCTTTTGTGGCATCCAGTGGGGGAACATACAGATTTTGCCCGTCACCTGACTGCCCCTCCGTTTATCGAGTTGCTGATCCTGGGACAGCCGGTGAGCCATTTGTATGCGGGGCATGTTATTCAGAAACTTGTACAAGGTGCCACTTGGAGTATCATCCGTACATATCATGCGATCAATATCGGGAATTCAAGGACGACCCCGACTCATCGCTGAAGGCATGGTGCAGCGGTAAAGAACATGTTAAGCGGTGCCCATCTTGTGGGTATACAATTGAGAAGGTAGATGGTTGCAACCATATTGAGTGCAAGTGTGGGAAGCATGTGTGCTGGGTTTGCTTGGAATTCTTTGGAAGTAGTGATAATTGCTATGACCATTTGAGAAATATACACATGGCCATCATTTGA
- the LOC112715146 gene encoding uncharacterized protein gives MGGQEKKIDQRTRKEIITAFTVSSHHKYAGIDLMQNCDLPPPSKVFVGPDETIVFPMNRACDAVGKEGEEEQRDGRHYGTYGGENGGGDDRDKIELLKALRASQTRAREAEKKAAVLRKERDGLSVALVEEAMQLFAYRQHVRLLELQVLHLRSLWPEKKHVNCCADTIGSSSMEDGSASDGERSNVKFVLALALTLGIGVTTVLACKNFL, from the coding sequence ATGGGGGGCCAAGAAAAGAAGATCGATCAAAGAACAAGGAAAGAGATTATTACGGCTTTCACAGTTTCTTCTCATCACAAGTATGCAGGGATTGACCTTATGCAGAACTGTGATCTTCCCCCACCTTCCAAGGTTTTTGTTGGACCGGATGAGACCATTGTGTTTCCGATGAATCGGGCCTGTGATGCTGTGGGTAAAGAAGGAGAGGAAGAACAACGGGATGGGAGACATTATGGTACTTATGGTGGTGAAAACGGTGGTGGCGATGATAGAGATAAAATTGAACTTCTGAAGGCCCTGCGAGCTTCGCAGACTCGTGCCAGGGAAGCGGAGAAGAAGGCTGCAGTTCTGAGGAAAGAAAGGGATGGTCTTTCAGTGGCTCTGGTGGAGGAGGCTATGCAGTTGTTCGCGTATCGGCAGCATGTGAGATTGCTTGAGCTTCAAGTTTTGCACTTGCGATCGCTGTGGCCGGAGAAGAAACATGTAAATTGTTGCGCTGACACAATAGGATCATCATCGATGGAAGATGGCTCTGCCTCTGATGGAGAAAGGTCAAATGTAAAATTTGTTCTGGCTTTGGCTCTTACTTTGGGGATTGGAGTGACCACTGTTCTTGCTTGCAAAAACTTCTTGTAA